The stretch of DNA ATTTTAATCCAAAGTTGCCCTTCTCTTTTCATGTAACGTGTAGCGGCAATACGAGCTGCTTCAATTTGACGTGATGTTATAAAAGTTGCGTCTAATGCTTTTATTCCAAAAGTACCGCTTGAAAGTTGATGTCCTCTTCCAGAGAGACCTTTCATACGTCCTTTTTGTTGCTTACGAAATTTTGTTCTTTTAGGCTGTAACATTTTTTCTTTACTTTATAAAAAATTACTTTCTACGACGAGGTTTGTTATCTCTGTTTCCACCACGTCCTCCGGCTCCACCTTTTCCTTGCTTCTTAGATAAACCAACAAGCGGAGAAAGTTCTCTTTTACCATATACTTCACCTTTCATGATCCATACTTTAACACCCAATCTACCATAAGTAGTGTGTGCCTCAACTAAAGCATAATCAATATCGGCTCTAAAGGTTGATAAAGGAATACGTCCTTCTTTGTAGTGTTCTGAACGTGCCATTTCTGCACCATTTAAACGACCACTAATTTGGATTTTAATTCCTTCTGCATTCATACGCATTGTAGCAGCGATAGCCATCTTTATTGCACGTCTGTATGAAATTCTGTTTTCAATTTGACGAGCAATACTAGATCCTACTAAAAATGCATCAAGTTCAGGTCTTTTTATTTCAAAGATGTTAATCTGAACTTCTTTTCCTGTAATTTTTTTAAGCTCTTCTTTTAACTTGTCTACCTCTTGACCACCTTTTCCGATAATAATACCAGGTCTAGCAGTAGTGATAGTAACGGTTACAAGTTTTAAAGTTCTTTCAATAATTACTCTACTTACACTAGCTTTAGATAAACGTGCGTGAACGTATTTTCTAATTTTATCGTCTTCGGCAAGCTTATCTCCATAATCATTACCTCCGTACCAGTTAGATTCCCATCCTCTGATAATACCTAAGCGATTTCCGATTGGATTTGTTTTTTGTCCCATACTTCTATCTTAGCTTTGTGTGTTATTGTTAGCTCCAACTACTAATGTAACGTGGTTAGAACGTTTTCTAATTCTGTGTGCACGACCTTGAGGTGCCGGACGTAATCTCTTTAACATAGATCCGCTGTCAACTCTAATCTCTTTTACAACTAATTCAGCCTCTTCAATGTTAGCTTCCTCGTTTTTAGACTGCCAGTTTGCAATGGCTGACAATAACAATTTCTCTAAACGACCAGATGCTTCTTTTTGGTTGAATTTTAAGATATTAAGTGCATGTTCTACTTTTTCACCTCTTACTAAATCGGCTACTAAACGCATTTTTCTTGGTGATGTAGGACAATTATTAAGTTTAGCAAAAGCAACTTGCTTTTTCCCTTCCTTAATAGCGTCTGCCATTTGTTTTTTACGACTTCCCATAGCTTACTACTTTTTACCTTTGTTTTTAGCACCTGCATGTCCACGGAATGAACGTGTTGGTGAAAATTCTCCTAACTTATGACCTACCATGTTTTCTGTTACATAAACTGGTACAAATTGACGGCCATTATGTACTGCAATTGTTTGCCCAACAAAATCTGGAGTAATCATACTAGCTCTTGACCAAGTTTTGATTACTGTTTTCTTGTTAGATTCAACATTAACAGCTACTTTCTTTTCTAACTTATAATGAACGTAAGGTCCTTTTTTTAATGATCTTGCCATGTCTTATTTCTTTCTACGTTCTACAATATATTTATTACTTGCTTTAGTCTTAGAACGGGTTCTGTAACCTTTAGCTGGAATACCGTTTCTAGAACGTGGATGTCCACCAGAAGATTTACCTTCACCACCACCCATTGGGTGATCGACTGGATTCATAACTACTGGTCTAGTACGAGGACGTCTTCCTAACCATCTAGTTCTACCTGCCTTACCACCAACTAATAACTGGTGATCTGAGTTAGACACTACACCTATAGTTGCCATACAGTTAACAAGAACTAATCTTGTTTCTCCTGAAGGCAATTTAATAGTAGCAAACTTCCCATCTCTCGCCATTAATTGTGCAAAAGCACCAGCACTACGAGCCATAACAGCTCCTTGTCCTGGGCGTAATTCTACACAAGAAATAATAGTTCCTAATGGAATTTCACTTAATGGCATGGCATTTCCAATTTCTGGAGCAACTCCTTCTAAACCAGACACCACTTTTTGCCCAACCTGTAAACCATTTTGAGCAATAATATATCTTTTTTCGCCATCTTGATAATTCAATAATGCGATAAAAGCGGTTCTGTTTGGATCGTATTCGATAGACTTAACTTCTGCTGGAACTCCAGTTTTGTTACGTTTAAAATCGATAATACGATACTTCTTTTTATGACCTCCACCTATATAGCGCATGGTCATTTTTCCTTGACTGTTTCTACCACCAGACCTTTTATTCGGAACGAGTAAACTCTTTTCCGGCTTATCAGTAGTTATGGCGTCATAACCATTTACTACTCTAAATCGCTGTCCTGGTGTGATCGGTTTTAATTTTCTTACTGACATTGTTGTCTAATTACATGTTACTGTATAAATCAATCATTTCACCTTCCGCCAGTTGTACAATTGCTTTTTTAACAGCATTTGTTTTACCATTTTGAATCCCAGTCTTTGTATGACGTGTTCTTCTATCTGGACGGACATTTATAGTACGAACTTTTTCAACAGAAACACCATAAGCAGCTTCCACCGCTTTTTTGATTTCTACCTTGTTCGCCTTTGTATTCACCGCGAAAGTATAGCAGTTTCTTAACTCGCTATCTGCAGTCGCTTTTTCCGTGATTATAGGTTTAATTAAGATACTCATGGTTTCTATTTACTTAAATTTGTTTCAATTCCTGCTAAAGCTCCCTCTAAAAGTATTACTTGATTTGCATTTAAAATCTTGTAAGTGCTTAATTCCGAGTTAGTTATAACTTCTGAGCTTTTTAAATTGCGCGATGACAAATATACATTATTATTCGTGCCACCCAACACAAAGAGAGACTTTTTGTTTTCTAGGTCTAAAGCCTTTAAAACAGCTGTAAAGTTTTTAGTTTTTACAGTGTCAAAGTTAAAGTCTTCTAACACAACAATTGACTTCTCACCTGCTTTGATACTTAATGCAGATTTACGTGCTAAACGTTTAACATTTTTATTAAGTTTGAAGTTATAATTTCTTGGTCTTGGACCGAACATACGACCACCACCTTTAAATATACCAGACTTAATACTACCTGCTCTCGCTGTACCAGTTCCTTTTTGCTTTTTAATCTTACGTGTACTTCCAGTAATCTCACCTCTTTCTTTAGACTTGTGAGTTCCTTGTCTTTGGTTTGCTAAATATTGTTTAACATCCAAATATACAGCGTGATTATTAGGCTCAATAGCGAACACATCTTTAGAAAGGTCTGCCTTTCTTCCTGTGTCTTTTCCGTTTATATCTAAAACTGCTACTTTCATTATTTTCTAATAATTACATAAGCGTTTTTATGTCCAGGCACACAACCTTTAACAACTAGTAGATTCTTTTCAGCAACTACTTTTAAAACTCTTAAATTTTGAACTTTTATTGTCTCTCCACCCATT from Flavivirga spongiicola encodes:
- the rpsC gene encoding 30S ribosomal protein S3; translation: MGQKTNPIGNRLGIIRGWESNWYGGNDYGDKLAEDDKIRKYVHARLSKASVSRVIIERTLKLVTVTITTARPGIIIGKGGQEVDKLKEELKKITGKEVQINIFEIKRPELDAFLVGSSIARQIENRISYRRAIKMAIAATMRMNAEGIKIQISGRLNGAEMARSEHYKEGRIPLSTFRADIDYALVEAHTTYGRLGVKVWIMKGEVYGKRELSPLVGLSKKQGKGGAGGRGGNRDNKPRRRK
- the rplV gene encoding 50S ribosomal protein L22, translating into MGSRKKQMADAIKEGKKQVAFAKLNNCPTSPRKMRLVADLVRGEKVEHALNILKFNQKEASGRLEKLLLSAIANWQSKNEEANIEEAELVVKEIRVDSGSMLKRLRPAPQGRAHRIRKRSNHVTLVVGANNNTQS
- the rpsS gene encoding 30S ribosomal protein S19 — protein: MARSLKKGPYVHYKLEKKVAVNVESNKKTVIKTWSRASMITPDFVGQTIAVHNGRQFVPVYVTENMVGHKLGEFSPTRSFRGHAGAKNKGKK
- the rplB gene encoding 50S ribosomal protein L2 is translated as MSVRKLKPITPGQRFRVVNGYDAITTDKPEKSLLVPNKRSGGRNSQGKMTMRYIGGGHKKKYRIIDFKRNKTGVPAEVKSIEYDPNRTAFIALLNYQDGEKRYIIAQNGLQVGQKVVSGLEGVAPEIGNAMPLSEIPLGTIISCVELRPGQGAVMARSAGAFAQLMARDGKFATIKLPSGETRLVLVNCMATIGVVSNSDHQLLVGGKAGRTRWLGRRPRTRPVVMNPVDHPMGGGEGKSSGGHPRSRNGIPAKGYRTRSKTKASNKYIVERRKK
- the rplW gene encoding 50S ribosomal protein L23 is translated as MSILIKPIITEKATADSELRNCYTFAVNTKANKVEIKKAVEAAYGVSVEKVRTINVRPDRRTRHTKTGIQNGKTNAVKKAIVQLAEGEMIDLYSNM
- the rplD gene encoding 50S ribosomal protein L4 — translated: MKVAVLDINGKDTGRKADLSKDVFAIEPNNHAVYLDVKQYLANQRQGTHKSKERGEITGSTRKIKKQKGTGTARAGSIKSGIFKGGGRMFGPRPRNYNFKLNKNVKRLARKSALSIKAGEKSIVVLEDFNFDTVKTKNFTAVLKALDLENKKSLFVLGGTNNNVYLSSRNLKSSEVITNSELSTYKILNANQVILLEGALAGIETNLSK